A single region of the Deinococcus planocerae genome encodes:
- a CDS encoding ABC transporter ATP-binding protein encodes MLSRPSRMTPAARDPSSPRVRRDPRQLARLLAFARPYRGIFVVGVLATLVSSGLNLIFPLLFGRLIDASFLRVGSADTGPLDRTVIALLGIFALSSLFAAAQSYLLARVGAGVVADLRRALFSHLLTLSPRFFADHKTGDLTSRLTADVGTVQAVTSTALAQLAAQTVSLVGAVILLVTTSPRLSLFTLAVIPLVIGTAVFIGRRIRRVSREVQDAVAGANASAEEAISGVRVVQSFTAEDVERGRYGRGVLASFRAALKRARLQALMGGTMSFLTFGSLAALLWFGGRQVMAGDLTPGNLVTFLIYALQVGGTVAALTGIFNQFQEALGASGRIFELLDERSDLPAPASPLPLARAQGRVTFDRVGFGYGDAPVLQDVSFDVPAGQVVALVGPSGAGKTTLVSLIPRFWDVTAGELRVDGRDVREYALDDLRAQVGLVPQETLLFSGSVEENIRYGRPDAGPGEVEAAARAANAHDFIAAFPDGYATLVGERGVKLSGGQRQRVAIARALLKDPRILILDEATSALDNESEALVQSALERLMRGRTTFVIAHRLSTIRTADRILVMDAGEVVADGTHAELMAVGGLYRGLYELQFRREQEARAELA; translated from the coding sequence ATGCTCTCCCGACCCTCACGCATGACCCCGGCGGCCCGCGACCCGTCCTCCCCGCGCGTGAGACGTGACCCCCGGCAACTCGCGCGGCTGCTGGCCTTCGCGCGGCCCTACCGGGGCATCTTCGTCGTCGGGGTGCTGGCGACCCTGGTGTCGAGCGGCCTGAACCTGATCTTCCCGCTGCTGTTCGGGCGCCTGATCGACGCCTCCTTCCTGCGGGTGGGCAGCGCGGACACCGGGCCGCTCGACCGGACGGTGATCGCCCTCCTCGGCATCTTCGCCCTCTCGTCCCTCTTCGCGGCGGCGCAGTCGTACCTGCTCGCCCGGGTGGGGGCGGGGGTGGTGGCGGACCTGCGGCGGGCCCTCTTCTCCCACCTGCTCACGCTCTCGCCGCGCTTTTTCGCCGACCACAAGACCGGGGACCTCACCAGCCGCCTCACCGCCGACGTGGGCACGGTTCAGGCGGTGACAAGCACGGCCCTCGCGCAGCTCGCCGCCCAGACGGTCAGCCTCGTCGGGGCCGTCATCCTGCTCGTCACGACGAGCCCACGCCTGAGCCTCTTTACGCTCGCCGTGATTCCGCTCGTGATCGGAACGGCGGTCTTCATCGGGCGGCGGATCCGCCGGGTCAGCCGCGAGGTGCAAGACGCGGTGGCCGGGGCGAACGCGAGCGCCGAGGAGGCGATCAGCGGGGTGCGGGTGGTGCAGAGCTTCACGGCGGAGGACGTAGAGCGGGGGCGGTACGGGCGGGGCGTCCTCGCCAGCTTCCGCGCCGCGCTCAAGCGGGCCCGCCTCCAGGCGCTGATGGGCGGCACGATGAGCTTCCTGACCTTCGGGTCGCTCGCCGCGCTGCTGTGGTTCGGCGGGCGGCAGGTCATGGCGGGGGACCTCACGCCCGGCAACCTCGTCACCTTCCTGATCTACGCCCTCCAGGTCGGAGGCACGGTCGCCGCGCTGACGGGAATCTTCAACCAGTTCCAGGAGGCGCTGGGGGCCTCGGGCCGCATCTTCGAGCTGCTCGACGAGCGCAGCGACCTCCCCGCGCCCGCCTCTCCCCTTCCCCTCGCCCGCGCGCAGGGCCGCGTGACCTTCGACCGGGTGGGGTTTGGCTACGGGGACGCGCCCGTTTTACAGGACGTGAGCTTCGACGTGCCCGCCGGACAGGTCGTCGCGCTCGTGGGGCCCAGCGGGGCGGGCAAGACGACGCTGGTGAGCCTGATCCCGCGGTTCTGGGACGTGACGGCGGGCGAGTTGCGGGTGGACGGGCGGGACGTGCGGGAGTACGCGCTCGACGACCTGCGCGCCCAGGTGGGCCTCGTCCCCCAGGAGACGCTGCTCTTTTCGGGCTCGGTCGAGGAGAACATCCGCTACGGGCGCCCGGACGCGGGCCCGGGGGAGGTCGAGGCCGCCGCCCGCGCCGCGAACGCGCACGACTTCATCGCCGCCTTCCCGGACGGGTACGCCACGCTGGTCGGCGAGCGGGGGGTCAAGCTCAGCGGCGGGCAGCGCCAGCGGGTCGCCATCGCGCGCGCGCTGCTCAAAGACCCCCGCATCCTGATTCTCGACGAGGCGACGAGCGCGCTGGACAACGAGTCCGAGGCGCTGGTGCAGTCCGCGCTCGAACGGCTGATGCGGGGCCGCACCACCTTCGTGATCGCGCACCGGCTGAGCACCATTCGCACCGCCGACCGCATCCTGGTGATGGACGCGGGGGAGGTCGTGGCGGACGGCACCCACGCCGAGCTGATGGCGGTGGGCGGGCTGTACCGGGGGCTCTACGAACTCCAGTTCCGGCGCGAGCAGGAGGCGCGGGCGGAGCTGGCCTGA
- a CDS encoding Uma2 family endonuclease has protein sequence MTDPGPTFWEMSEEEYLRTEPDSPVKREFFGGYVYPLHGPTLAQAGASAGHGEVIVSLTLALAPVARRQGCRLFSADMRVYATPPTGQRAYFYPDVVVTCEAITSEATSVREPCLIVEVLSAGTGFIDRTTKLLAYTSLPSLRTYLMVDPTRRLVRALERRAEGWTDRELSGTGEVALPCLSTTLTLDDIYAGVLDR, from the coding sequence ATGACGGACCCCGGGCCGACCTTCTGGGAGATGAGCGAGGAGGAATACCTGCGGACGGAGCCGGACAGCCCGGTCAAACGGGAGTTCTTCGGGGGGTACGTGTACCCGCTGCATGGGCCGACGCTGGCTCAGGCGGGGGCGAGTGCCGGGCATGGCGAGGTGATCGTGAGCCTCACGCTCGCTCTGGCCCCCGTCGCGCGTCGCCAAGGTTGCCGCCTCTTCTCGGCGGACATGCGCGTCTACGCCACTCCCCCAACCGGGCAACGGGCCTACTTCTACCCCGATGTCGTGGTGACCTGCGAGGCCATCACCAGCGAGGCCACGAGTGTCCGTGAGCCCTGCCTCATCGTGGAAGTCCTCAGCGCGGGCACGGGCTTTATCGACCGGACGACCAAGCTGCTCGCCTACACCAGTCTGCCCAGCCTCCGGACCTACCTGATGGTGGACCCGACCCGGCGTCTGGTCCGCGCGCTCGAACGTCGGGCGGAGGGCTGGACCGACCGAGAGCTGTCGGGCACGGGAGAGGTGGCCCTCCCCTGCCTGAGCACCACCCTCACCCTCGACGACATCTACGCGGGCGTCCTCGACCGTTAG
- a CDS encoding aldo/keto reductase, whose protein sequence is MRQREFGTTGLRVGVLGLGAGQVGAQALPEAEAERLLHRALDLGVTLIDTARGYGLSEERIGRHLAHRRDEFVLSTKGGYGVEGVEDWTPETIRRGIERALRVMRTDRIDIFHLHSCPLDTLRRDDLLAELGRAREAGLIRVAAYSGENEALAWAAGSGRFGSLQTSVNVTDQWSLHHVLPGAAARGLGLIAKRPIANAAWQFTGRPVGQYAEVYWERLQTLRLDPGDLDWNEFALRFSAFAPGVSSAIVGTARVENLERNAAALEKGPLPAEMLERIEAAWNEHGQGWGGEV, encoded by the coding sequence ATGCGACAGCGGGAGTTTGGAACCACGGGCCTGAGGGTCGGCGTCCTCGGCCTGGGCGCCGGGCAGGTGGGTGCCCAGGCGTTGCCCGAAGCGGAGGCGGAGCGGCTGCTTCACCGCGCCCTCGACCTCGGCGTCACCCTGATCGACACGGCGCGCGGCTACGGCCTGAGCGAGGAGCGGATCGGACGCCACCTCGCCCACCGGCGAGACGAGTTCGTCCTCAGCACCAAGGGCGGGTACGGGGTGGAGGGCGTGGAGGACTGGACGCCCGAGACCATTCGCCGGGGCATCGAGCGGGCCCTGCGAGTAATGCGCACCGACCGCATCGACATCTTCCACCTGCACTCCTGCCCCCTGGACACCCTGCGCCGGGACGACCTGCTCGCCGAACTGGGCCGGGCGCGGGAGGCGGGACTCATTCGCGTGGCGGCCTACAGCGGCGAGAACGAGGCGCTGGCGTGGGCGGCAGGATCGGGCCGCTTCGGCAGCCTCCAGACGAGCGTGAACGTCACCGACCAGTGGAGCCTCCACCACGTCCTGCCCGGCGCGGCGGCGCGCGGCCTGGGGTTGATCGCCAAACGCCCCATCGCCAACGCCGCGTGGCAGTTCACGGGGCGCCCGGTGGGCCAGTACGCCGAGGTGTACTGGGAGCGGTTGCAGACGTTGCGGCTTGACCCCGGCGACCTCGACTGGAACGAGTTCGCCCTGCGCTTCTCCGCCTTCGCCCCGGGGGTGAGCAGCGCCATTGTCGGCACCGCGCGGGTGGAAAACCTGGAGAGGAACGCGGCAGCCTTGGAGAAAGGACCGCTGCCCGCCGAGATGTTGGAGCGAATCGAGGCGGCGTGGAACGAGCACGGGCAGGGGTGGGGCGGGGAGGTATAA
- the murA gene encoding UDP-N-acetylglucosamine 1-carboxyvinyltransferase, translating into MHLTPLHLRGGRTLSGDVAIQPSKNAALPIIVASLLSSEPVTLHGVARLSDVYTILDLAHHVGARHAWVGPHSLTLHTPEIVSTVAPYSLVSKMRASFIILGAILARAGEATVSMPGGCAWGPRPVDQHVKALRALGAEISEDGGNFSAARRGSLGGTFLFELLTVGGTHNAILASVLGDGVVTLENASIDTDVVDLINFLNSLGAQIEGAGTNTLTIRGVPALRGGEYKIIPDRIEAGTFMIAAAATRSRLTLTNVRPDHLRAVSAKLGEMGVDILESQDRLIVDARDRELRPVNITTQSFPGFPTDVQPQMSALLATVPGTSVVQDPVYPDRLTHVAELQRMGANITVSGYTQVIQGGELHAAPVKAADLRAGAALFIAALTTEGETVIDGVQYLNRGYERLAERLRSIGANAWQPQPVLANAMD; encoded by the coding sequence ATGCACCTGACCCCGCTGCACCTCCGAGGAGGCCGGACGCTTTCCGGCGACGTCGCCATTCAGCCCAGCAAGAACGCGGCGCTGCCGATTATCGTGGCGAGCCTCCTGAGCAGCGAACCCGTCACCCTGCATGGCGTCGCGCGCCTGAGCGACGTCTACACCATCCTCGACCTCGCGCACCACGTCGGCGCCCGGCACGCCTGGGTGGGGCCGCACAGCCTGACCCTGCACACGCCTGAGATCGTCAGCACCGTCGCGCCCTACAGCCTCGTCTCCAAGATGCGCGCGAGCTTCATCATTCTGGGAGCGATTCTGGCGCGGGCCGGCGAGGCGACCGTGAGTATGCCGGGGGGCTGCGCGTGGGGGCCGCGCCCGGTCGATCAGCATGTCAAGGCGCTGCGGGCCCTGGGCGCCGAGATCAGCGAGGACGGCGGCAACTTCTCGGCGGCGCGGCGCGGCAGCCTGGGCGGCACCTTTCTCTTCGAGCTGCTGACGGTGGGGGGCACGCACAACGCCATCCTGGCCTCGGTCCTGGGGGACGGCGTGGTGACGCTGGAAAACGCCAGCATCGACACCGACGTGGTGGACCTGATCAATTTTCTCAACAGCCTCGGCGCGCAGATCGAGGGGGCGGGCACGAACACGCTCACCATCCGCGGCGTCCCGGCGCTGCGCGGTGGGGAATACAAGATCATCCCCGACCGCATCGAGGCGGGCACCTTCATGATCGCCGCCGCCGCCACCCGCAGCCGCCTGACCCTGACGAACGTGCGGCCCGATCACCTGCGCGCGGTGAGTGCCAAGCTCGGCGAGATGGGCGTGGACATCCTGGAAAGCCAGGACCGGTTGATCGTGGACGCCCGTGACCGCGAGCTGCGGCCCGTCAACATCACGACCCAGAGCTTCCCCGGCTTCCCCACCGACGTGCAGCCGCAGATGAGCGCCCTGCTCGCCACCGTTCCCGGCACGAGCGTCGTGCAAGACCCGGTGTACCCGGACCGCCTGACCCACGTGGCCGAGTTGCAGCGCATGGGCGCGAACATCACCGTCAGCGGCTACACGCAGGTGATTCAAGGCGGCGAGCTGCACGCCGCGCCCGTCAAGGCCGCCGACCTGCGCGCCGGGGCCGCCCTCTTCATCGCCGCGCTCACCACCGAGGGCGAGACGGTGATCGACGGGGTGCAGTACCTCAACCGCGGCTACGAGCGCCTGGCCGAGCGCCTGCGCTCCATCGGCGCGAACGCCTGGCAGCCCCAGCCCGTGCTGGCAAACGCGATGGACTGA
- a CDS encoding transcriptional regulator → MPKKERKRLQVVISEEQDALLTRTAYELSSPERLISKSEVVRLAIEKIARELGEGEHIDEYRALLDDSPEEDEA, encoded by the coding sequence ATGCCCAAAAAGGAACGCAAACGCTTGCAGGTGGTGATCAGCGAGGAGCAAGACGCCCTGCTCACCCGCACGGCGTACGAGCTGTCGAGCCCCGAGCGTCTCATCAGCAAGAGCGAGGTCGTCCGGCTCGCCATCGAGAAGATCGCCCGCGAACTCGGCGAGGGCGAACACATCGACGAGTACCGCGCCCTCCTCGACGACTCCCCCGAAGAGGACGAGGCCTAG
- a CDS encoding peptidoglycan endopeptidase, which yields MSARCLLPLTLLTLASWAGAAITTAGAGPLPPAASAPGEAPLTVTVQPGDTAFGLARAHGLSVEVLLALNGLSGPELRAGQVLRVREVPPYTVQPGETLYSLARRFGVSVDVLLAANTLPTDTVLRAGQVLLVPAPGPGVPAPVVAVQAPVPVAPPLPAVPVAPAPDVLVPEPLPADAVAVPPPGDWRGAALALLGVPYVYGGTTPTGLDCSGLVLQVFAPLGLSLPRRSADQAQVGEPVSPGELQPGDLVFFDTEGRGAVTHVGIYLGEDEFVNANSYRGQVVVDRLLSDRYWAPRLVGARRVLSPTTYAAGR from the coding sequence ATGTCTGCCCGATGCCTGCTCCCGCTGACCCTGCTCACCCTCGCCTCCTGGGCGGGAGCAGCGATCACGACCGCGGGGGCCGGACCCCTGCCGCCCGCCGCCTCGGCTCCCGGTGAGGCGCCCCTGACCGTCACCGTGCAGCCCGGGGACACCGCCTTTGGGCTGGCCCGCGCCCACGGCCTGAGCGTCGAGGTCCTGCTCGCCCTGAACGGCCTGAGCGGTCCCGAGCTGCGCGCCGGGCAGGTGCTGCGCGTGCGGGAGGTCCCGCCGTACACCGTGCAGCCGGGCGAGACGCTCTATTCCCTCGCCCGCCGCTTCGGCGTGAGCGTAGACGTCCTGCTCGCCGCGAACACCCTGCCCACCGACACGGTGCTGCGGGCCGGGCAGGTTCTCCTGGTGCCCGCGCCGGGGCCCGGCGTTCCGGCCCCCGTGGTGGCGGTTCAGGCTCCTGTGCCCGTCGCCCCGCCGCTCCCCGCCGTCCCGGTGGCCCCGGCGCCCGACGTGCTCGTCCCCGAACCCCTGCCCGCCGACGCCGTGGCCGTGCCTCCGCCGGGCGACTGGCGCGGGGCGGCCCTGGCGCTCCTGGGGGTGCCCTACGTGTACGGGGGCACGACCCCAACCGGGCTCGATTGCAGCGGGCTGGTGCTTCAGGTCTTCGCGCCGCTGGGGTTGAGCCTGCCGCGGCGCAGCGCCGATCAGGCCCAGGTGGGCGAGCCGGTCTCTCCCGGGGAGCTGCAACCCGGCGACCTCGTTTTCTTCGACACCGAGGGGCGCGGGGCCGTCACCCACGTCGGCATCTACCTCGGCGAGGACGAGTTCGTGAACGCCAACTCGTACCGCGGGCAGGTCGTCGTGGACCGCCTCCTCTCCGACCGCTACTGGGCTCCCCGGCTCGTCGGCGCCCGGCGCGTGCTGTCGCCCACCACGTACGCCGCGGGCCGCTAG